From Actinomycetota bacterium, a single genomic window includes:
- the glmS gene encoding glutamine--fructose-6-phosphate transaminase (isomerizing): MCGIVGYVGPRQAQDVLVASLRRLEYRGYDSAGIAVSNGGAIEIRKAAGKLDRMAAMVGANPLMGTLGIGHTRWATHGVPNDVNAHPHFDETGEFAVVHNGIIENYLDLKEELSEAGHTFVSDTDTEVLIHLIADEYDGDLAEAVRRAVARATGAYALVTMSAKEPDRIVAVRMISPLVIGIGDGETFLASDIPAILPYTDQMLVVENGEMVTLTLEGAVIETLDGEPVERAPQKITWTVEQSEKSGFPHFMLKEIYEQPGVIDETLRGRLLRDGSVTLEAVDFPDGFVDNLSKIWVTACGTAYHAGLVAREVLEKTLRIPVEVEYAHELRYRDPLIDPGTLTVAISQSGETADTLAAARLARERGSRLLAITNVVGSTLSRVADDVLYTRAGPEIAVASTKAYVAMLVGEYMLALRLGRARGTVSDARAAELAAELWTLPDKAAQVLEHDAAILEIADRFASTSDVYFIGRGLDYAVATEGSLKLKEISYMHSEAMPAGELKHGTLALITEGTPVVVILTQQHLYDKTISALLEVKARGAHVLALAYDDDDQVDKYADEVLRIPRTYDFLSPVLSIIPLQLLAYHAARVLGHDIDMPRNLAKSVTVE; the protein is encoded by the coding sequence ATGTGCGGCATCGTCGGCTACGTCGGCCCGCGCCAGGCCCAGGACGTCCTCGTCGCCTCACTGCGACGCCTCGAATACCGCGGGTACGACTCCGCGGGCATCGCGGTGTCGAACGGTGGTGCCATCGAGATTCGCAAGGCGGCCGGAAAACTCGATCGGATGGCAGCGATGGTCGGGGCGAATCCACTCATGGGGACCCTCGGCATCGGCCACACCCGCTGGGCGACCCATGGGGTCCCCAACGACGTCAACGCCCATCCACACTTCGACGAGACCGGTGAGTTCGCCGTCGTCCACAACGGCATCATCGAGAACTATCTCGACCTCAAAGAAGAGCTCTCGGAGGCCGGGCACACGTTCGTTTCCGATACCGATACCGAAGTGCTGATCCACCTCATCGCCGACGAGTACGACGGAGACCTGGCAGAGGCGGTCCGTCGCGCCGTCGCCCGTGCCACAGGGGCCTATGCGCTCGTGACGATGTCCGCCAAGGAGCCCGACCGGATCGTTGCCGTGCGCATGATCAGTCCGCTGGTGATCGGCATCGGTGACGGAGAGACATTCCTCGCGTCCGACATTCCGGCGATCCTGCCGTATACGGATCAGATGCTGGTGGTCGAGAATGGCGAGATGGTGACGCTCACCCTCGAAGGAGCGGTGATCGAAACCCTCGACGGGGAACCGGTGGAGCGCGCACCGCAGAAGATCACCTGGACGGTCGAGCAGTCCGAGAAGTCCGGCTTCCCGCACTTCATGCTGAAGGAGATCTACGAGCAGCCCGGCGTGATCGACGAGACCCTCCGGGGGCGCCTCCTCCGAGACGGGTCCGTCACTCTGGAGGCGGTCGACTTCCCCGACGGCTTCGTCGACAACCTCTCGAAGATCTGGGTGACTGCCTGCGGGACCGCCTACCACGCAGGGCTGGTCGCCCGAGAAGTGTTGGAGAAGACGCTGCGCATTCCCGTCGAGGTCGAATACGCCCACGAGCTGCGGTACCGAGATCCTCTGATCGACCCGGGAACGTTGACGGTCGCCATCAGCCAGTCGGGGGAGACCGCCGACACCCTTGCCGCCGCCCGGCTTGCCAGAGAGCGAGGGTCACGACTTCTCGCCATCACGAACGTTGTGGGATCCACGCTGAGCCGGGTCGCCGACGACGTCCTGTACACGAGAGCCGGCCCCGAGATCGCCGTCGCGTCGACCAAGGCATATGTCGCCATGCTCGTCGGTGAGTACATGCTCGCTCTCCGGCTCGGTCGCGCCCGTGGGACGGTGTCGGACGCTCGCGCCGCCGAACTGGCCGCCGAACTGTGGACGCTGCCCGACAAGGCGGCTCAGGTGCTGGAACATGACGCGGCGATTCTCGAGATTGCCGACCGGTTTGCGAGCACGTCGGACGTGTACTTCATCGGCAGGGGTCTCGACTACGCGGTGGCGACCGAAGGATCGTTGAAGCTGAAGGAGATCTCCTACATGCACTCGGAGGCGATGCCCGCCGGTGAACTCAAGCACGGCACGCTCGCGCTCATCACCGAAGGCACGCCGGTCGTGGTCATTCTGACCCAGCAGCACCTGTACGACAAGACGATCTCTGCACTGCTGGAGGTGAAAGCCAGGGGAGCCCACGTGCTCGCGCTCGCCTACGACGATGACGATCAGGTGGACAAGTACGCCGATGAGGTGCTGCGCATCCCGAGGACCTACGACTTCCTCAGCCCCGTCCTGTCGATCATCCCGCTCCAGTTGCTCGCCTACCACGCCGCCCGGGTGCTGGGCCACGACATCGACATGCCGAGGAACCTGGCCAAGAGCGTCACGGTGGAGTAG
- the acpS gene encoding holo-[acyl-carrier-protein] synthase: protein MRVIGLGIDLAEIARVQRLLEKYPRFPERVFTDHERAYASRYANPASRFAARFAGKEAVMKSLGVGWRHVGWKDIEITGGGRPRVNLSGRALARAERLGVTEVLVTITHTDDTAMVFAMALEQAE, encoded by the coding sequence ATGCGTGTCATCGGTCTCGGAATCGACCTGGCCGAGATTGCCAGGGTGCAACGGTTGCTGGAGAAGTACCCGCGGTTTCCCGAGCGAGTGTTCACCGACCATGAGCGCGCCTACGCGTCACGGTACGCAAACCCTGCGAGTCGGTTCGCCGCCCGCTTCGCCGGCAAGGAGGCGGTGATGAAGAGCCTCGGTGTCGGATGGCGGCACGTCGGATGGAAGGACATCGAGATCACCGGCGGGGGCCGGCCCCGGGTGAACCTTTCCGGACGCGCCCTGGCCCGAGCCGAACGGCTGGGGGTCACCGAGGTGCTGGTCACGATCACCCACACCGACGACACGGCCATGGTCTTCGCGATGGCCCTCGAACAGGCCGAGTAA
- a CDS encoding NAD(P)H-hydrate dehydratase, which yields MQPVLTPAASARLDAASSDPGPVLMERAGLGVALAAVRMGARYGARAIVLAGPGNNGGDGYVAARYLHRRGVAVQVHALAEPKTPDAEWAHAGAVDEGVSVRSIGVPQPADLIIDAVFGAGFRGSLPDVLIPWTETDMPVLAVDIPSGLDGTTGRVEGSVFTATTTVTFHSPKVGQIIGRGPDVCGRLEVRDIGLVGGDATFLLTEESDAPRPERARTAHKWSAGSVLVVGGSPGMTGAPLLAARSALHAGAGSVSIACPGALQTVYAGAAPELLTTGIGSGVRFEQADAQTVAAAAERFDLIALGPGLGRGREGFVTSLLEAWDGPLLIDADGINALSGPEALAERPSPTVITPHVGEFRRLTNMDATYEHAAELAAAAGTVVVLKGSPTFVMGAERWVVTSGGPELATIGTGDVLTGLLAALWARGLDAETAARSAAYWHGRAGARLGARETVTADLLATEVGKIAW from the coding sequence ATGCAACCTGTGCTTACCCCCGCCGCATCGGCACGCCTCGACGCCGCCTCGTCGGATCCCGGCCCCGTGCTCATGGAACGAGCCGGCCTGGGCGTCGCCCTCGCCGCGGTGAGAATGGGAGCCCGGTACGGAGCCAGAGCGATCGTTTTGGCCGGACCCGGCAACAACGGCGGCGACGGTTATGTTGCCGCCCGTTATCTGCACCGGCGCGGCGTCGCCGTGCAGGTGCATGCGCTTGCCGAGCCGAAGACGCCCGACGCCGAATGGGCGCACGCGGGAGCGGTCGATGAAGGCGTCTCGGTCCGTTCGATCGGAGTACCGCAGCCCGCCGATCTGATCATCGATGCAGTCTTCGGCGCGGGCTTTCGCGGGAGTCTTCCCGACGTCCTCATTCCGTGGACCGAGACCGACATGCCGGTCCTTGCCGTCGACATCCCCAGCGGCCTCGACGGCACCACCGGCCGCGTCGAAGGGTCCGTCTTTACGGCGACCACCACCGTGACTTTCCACAGTCCGAAGGTCGGCCAGATCATCGGTCGCGGTCCGGACGTTTGCGGACGTCTCGAAGTGCGCGACATCGGGCTTGTCGGTGGGGACGCAACGTTCCTGCTTACGGAGGAGAGTGACGCACCCCGGCCGGAGAGGGCGCGTACCGCCCACAAGTGGTCTGCCGGGTCGGTCCTCGTGGTCGGCGGCTCACCGGGGATGACCGGCGCTCCTCTTCTGGCCGCCCGATCCGCGCTGCACGCCGGAGCAGGGTCGGTCTCGATCGCTTGCCCCGGAGCGTTGCAGACCGTCTACGCGGGGGCCGCTCCAGAGCTGCTCACGACGGGAATCGGCAGCGGAGTTCGGTTCGAGCAGGCCGATGCCCAGACCGTCGCCGCGGCCGCGGAACGCTTCGACCTGATCGCCCTCGGTCCCGGTCTTGGTCGCGGCCGGGAAGGCTTCGTCACCTCACTGCTCGAAGCCTGGGACGGTCCGCTGCTCATCGACGCCGACGGGATCAATGCGCTCTCCGGTCCGGAGGCGCTCGCAGAGCGCCCGTCCCCGACAGTCATCACGCCGCACGTCGGGGAATTCCGCCGCCTCACCAACATGGACGCGACCTACGAACACGCAGCCGAGCTTGCCGCCGCGGCCGGCACCGTCGTCGTCCTCAAAGGATCACCGACGTTCGTGATGGGGGCGGAGCGCTGGGTCGTGACGAGCGGAGGCCCCGAGCTCGCGACGATCGGCACCGGTGACGTGCTCACCGGGCTTCTCGCAGCGCTGTGGGCGAGGGGCCTCGACGCCGAAACGGCGGCACGCTCCGCGGCGTACTGGCACGGTCGCGCGGGAGCTCGTCTTGGTGCGAGAGAGACGGTGACTGCAGATCTCCTGGCAACGGAAGTCGGGAAGATCGCATGGTGA
- the alr gene encoding alanine racemase, whose amino-acid sequence MVRPSWAEIDLGAVADNVRTLGKLVAPATVCAVVKADGYGHGDVPVAEAAIGAGADMLAVALVEEGIRLREAGIEAPVLLLSEPPVQGAAEVIRWNLTPTVYRTEFAAALSEVTPRTVPVHVKVDTGMHRVGVATDDTPDLIRRVVADPNLRLDGVWTHLAVADEDDLFTEEQLERFARVLADLDTLGIDIPIRHAANTAGAIRYPPARLDMVRIGIGIYGINPAPDLITDVPLRPAMRIVSEVAMVRRYPAGIRPSYGRRRALPKEATVVTVPIGYADGLPRSLASEGEVLIGGRRHRLAGNVTMDQILVDVGDTSVKVGDEVVLIGSQNGDEITATEWAEHLGTIAYEIVCQIGPRLPRRYL is encoded by the coding sequence ATGGTGAGACCCTCGTGGGCCGAGATCGACCTCGGCGCCGTCGCAGACAACGTGCGGACACTGGGCAAACTCGTCGCTCCGGCGACTGTGTGCGCGGTCGTGAAAGCAGACGGATACGGGCATGGTGACGTGCCCGTTGCCGAAGCCGCCATCGGCGCCGGAGCAGACATGCTCGCCGTTGCGCTGGTCGAAGAGGGAATCCGCCTGCGCGAGGCGGGAATAGAGGCCCCGGTGCTGCTGCTGTCGGAGCCTCCGGTACAGGGTGCCGCCGAGGTCATCCGCTGGAACCTCACGCCGACCGTGTATCGGACGGAGTTCGCCGCAGCGCTCTCGGAAGTGACTCCAAGGACGGTTCCGGTGCATGTCAAGGTCGACACCGGTATGCATCGCGTCGGCGTGGCGACCGACGACACGCCGGACCTCATCAGGAGAGTCGTCGCCGACCCGAACCTGCGGCTCGACGGCGTGTGGACCCACCTGGCCGTCGCCGACGAGGACGATCTCTTCACCGAAGAGCAGCTGGAACGATTCGCGAGGGTCTTGGCAGATCTCGACACGCTCGGGATCGACATCCCCATCCGGCATGCGGCGAACACGGCGGGTGCCATTCGTTATCCCCCGGCGCGTTTGGACATGGTGCGTATCGGCATCGGCATCTATGGGATCAACCCTGCGCCGGATCTCATCACCGACGTTCCGTTGCGTCCGGCGATGCGGATCGTCTCCGAGGTGGCGATGGTTCGACGGTATCCGGCCGGGATTCGACCCTCCTACGGGCGTCGGCGTGCGCTCCCCAAGGAGGCAACGGTGGTCACCGTTCCCATCGGCTACGCCGACGGCTTGCCGAGATCCCTTGCCTCCGAGGGCGAAGTGCTGATCGGAGGCCGGCGGCATCGACTCGCCGGCAACGTCACGATGGATCAGATCCTTGTCGACGTCGGCGACACGTCGGTGAAGGTCGGAGATGAAGTCGTGCTGATCGGGAGCCAGAACGGAGACGAGATCACCGCGACCGAATGGGCCGAACATCTCGGGACGATCGCGTACGAGATCGTCTGTCAGATCGGTCCGCGGCTGCCGAGGAGGTATCTGTGA
- a CDS encoding P1 family peptidase, with amino-acid sequence MGRTSRDDRVRDRLSDRSAAAEEVSVTTITAVPGIRVGHWTDTEAKTGCTVVSLPEPNVVAIEIRGAAPGTRESALLAPGMSVETVQAILLTGGSAFGLAAADGVMRELEAEGRGYPTPTGPVPIVPAAVIYDLLTGDPSIRPGPDEGAAAYRAASDRAVESGPIGAGAGALVAGWRGAFQPGGLGSAAVTAGDATVATLAVVNAVGDVFTLSGTPLTGGSAEPGPPVIPPVPNTNTTLIVVATDAELTRSELTRVAVRAQDSLAVCVRPSHTRYDGDAAFAVSCGNVQADVDAVAEGAFAATGYAIQAALTWRKTTEDT; translated from the coding sequence ATGGGCCGAACATCTCGGGACGATCGCGTACGAGATCGTCTGTCAGATCGGTCCGCGGCTGCCGAGGAGGTATCTGTGACCACGATCACTGCGGTTCCCGGGATCCGTGTCGGCCATTGGACCGACACCGAAGCAAAGACCGGCTGCACCGTCGTGTCGCTCCCGGAGCCGAACGTCGTTGCGATCGAGATCCGCGGCGCCGCGCCAGGGACCAGGGAGAGCGCCCTGCTGGCGCCGGGGATGAGCGTCGAAACCGTCCAGGCGATTCTGTTGACCGGAGGTTCGGCGTTCGGCCTCGCTGCCGCGGACGGTGTGATGAGAGAGCTCGAAGCCGAAGGTCGCGGGTATCCGACTCCGACAGGTCCGGTTCCCATCGTGCCGGCTGCGGTGATCTACGACCTGCTCACCGGCGACCCTTCCATCCGGCCCGGGCCCGACGAAGGCGCGGCGGCCTACCGTGCAGCGTCCGATCGAGCCGTCGAATCGGGCCCGATCGGTGCGGGTGCCGGAGCGCTGGTCGCCGGGTGGCGAGGGGCGTTCCAACCCGGCGGGCTCGGATCCGCCGCCGTGACCGCCGGTGACGCGACCGTGGCCACACTGGCCGTCGTCAACGCCGTCGGGGATGTCTTCACCCTTTCGGGCACACCACTCACCGGAGGCTCGGCAGAGCCGGGGCCGCCCGTGATCCCGCCGGTACCCAACACCAACACGACGCTCATCGTCGTGGCCACCGACGCCGAGCTCACCCGCTCCGAGCTGACCAGAGTCGCCGTTCGCGCGCAAGATTCTCTCGCTGTGTGCGTCAGACCGTCGCATACTCGATATGATGGCGATGCCGCGTTCGCGGTCTCCTGCGGGAATGTTCAGGCCGACGTCGATGCCGTCGCCGAAGGAGCGTTTGCCGCGACGGGGTATGCGATCCAGGCGGCGCTGACATGGCGGAAGACGACTGAGGACACGTGA
- a CDS encoding uracil-DNA glycosylase, protein MTDAHEALRELEERARACTACRLAETRTTVVFGDGSADARVMFVGEGPGRNEDLQGVPFVGAAGQLLNRLLEEVDLRREDVYIANVVKCRPPGNRDPKPDEIEACKGYLAGQIQLIDPDVVSTLGNFATKLLLKQEMGITRLRGHAYPWWNRTVVPTFHPAAALRGGESVLSRMREDFLLIEGVLSRTAEVEEEEPEQLGLFG, encoded by the coding sequence GTGACGGACGCACACGAGGCACTTCGAGAACTCGAGGAACGCGCCCGTGCCTGCACGGCGTGTCGACTCGCCGAGACCAGAACCACCGTAGTGTTCGGTGACGGCTCTGCGGACGCCCGCGTCATGTTCGTCGGGGAAGGCCCTGGAAGGAACGAGGACCTACAAGGCGTACCGTTCGTCGGGGCGGCCGGGCAGCTTCTGAACCGTCTCCTCGAAGAGGTCGACCTCCGACGCGAAGACGTGTACATCGCCAACGTCGTCAAGTGCCGTCCTCCCGGAAACCGGGACCCGAAGCCGGACGAGATCGAAGCCTGCAAAGGGTATCTTGCCGGGCAGATCCAGCTCATCGATCCCGACGTGGTCTCGACGCTCGGCAACTTCGCCACCAAGCTGTTGCTCAAGCAGGAGATGGGCATCACGAGACTTCGCGGCCATGCGTACCCTTGGTGGAATCGCACCGTCGTTCCGACGTTTCATCCGGCTGCGGCACTGCGCGGAGGCGAGTCGGTCTTGAGTCGTATGCGCGAGGACTTCTTGCTGATCGAAGGGGTACTGTCCAGGACGGCCGAGGTGGAAGAGGAAGAACCCGAGCAACTGGGACTGTTCGGATGA
- the tsaE gene encoding tRNA (adenosine(37)-N6)-threonylcarbamoyltransferase complex ATPase subunit type 1 TsaE, with the protein MNITSSSEVETRSAGRRLASLLRPNDVVLLCGELGSGKTAFVAGLAEGLGVEDQVTSPSFVLVRRYQGGFIPLIHADVYRLGSLNELSDLDLLDEADDAILAVEWGDAVESAMPGEYLRVQFEVEENGLRRISLVGHGPAWTDRSLEDVFE; encoded by the coding sequence ATGAACATAACGTCATCTTCTGAAGTGGAGACCCGGTCGGCAGGCCGCCGTCTCGCCAGCCTCCTCCGGCCCAACGATGTCGTGCTGCTCTGCGGGGAACTCGGATCCGGCAAGACGGCATTTGTGGCAGGCCTCGCCGAAGGTCTCGGTGTCGAAGACCAGGTGACCAGCCCCAGCTTCGTGCTCGTTCGCCGCTACCAGGGAGGCTTCATCCCTCTCATCCATGCGGACGTCTATCGGCTCGGGTCTCTGAACGAACTGTCGGACCTCGATCTGCTCGACGAGGCCGACGACGCAATCCTCGCCGTCGAGTGGGGTGACGCCGTGGAGTCGGCGATGCCAGGCGAGTATCTGCGGGTGCAGTTCGAGGTCGAAGAGAATGGGCTTCGCCGGATCAGTCTCGTAGGTCATGGGCCGGCATGGACCGATCGGAGCCTCGAGGATGTGTTCGAATGA
- the tsaB gene encoding tRNA (adenosine(37)-N6)-threonylcarbamoyltransferase complex dimerization subunit type 1 TsaB: MKLLAIETATPASSVALGEDRCTVASAAKVDRRGHAAFIVSALDYLFDQAGWVPADVDAIAIDIGPGLYTGIRVGLATAQGLAASLGVPLVPIVSLDAVALEATTGHRHIWSVIDVRRGEVAVASYQPVPGGVVRDGDPRIVTPNHLRALLESDPQNALVVGDWEILDETVLRGLHRIKAGRPRYPSAEALLGLAVGPVERQEFPSNSDVRPLYLREPDVNINWAQFRREVPWSELP; encoded by the coding sequence ATGAAACTGCTTGCAATCGAGACCGCCACGCCTGCCTCTTCCGTCGCGCTCGGAGAGGATCGGTGCACGGTCGCGTCGGCCGCCAAAGTCGATCGTAGAGGTCACGCAGCGTTCATCGTTTCCGCTCTCGACTATCTCTTCGACCAGGCCGGATGGGTTCCCGCCGACGTAGATGCCATTGCGATCGATATCGGACCCGGTCTGTACACGGGCATTCGGGTCGGTCTGGCCACTGCTCAGGGTCTCGCCGCCAGCCTCGGTGTCCCCCTCGTCCCGATCGTTTCGCTGGACGCCGTTGCCCTCGAAGCGACGACCGGTCACCGCCATATCTGGTCCGTCATCGATGTGCGCCGTGGGGAGGTGGCCGTCGCGTCATACCAACCGGTTCCCGGGGGAGTCGTGCGAGATGGCGACCCCAGGATCGTCACTCCGAACCACCTGCGCGCCCTGCTCGAGTCGGATCCCCAGAATGCTCTCGTTGTCGGCGACTGGGAGATCCTCGACGAAACCGTGCTCCGAGGGTTGCATCGGATCAAGGCCGGCCGCCCTCGCTACCCGTCGGCAGAGGCGCTCCTCGGTCTGGCGGTCGGACCGGTGGAACGCCAGGAGTTTCCGTCCAATAGCGACGTTCGGCCGCTCTATCTGAGAGAGCCGGACGTGAACATCAACTGGGCACAGTTCCGCAGGGAGGTGCCGTGGTCGGAGTTGCCATGA
- the rimI gene encoding ribosomal protein S18-alanine N-acetyltransferase translates to MTSIRPMVVEDVPAVLALERETFAQPWDEEILRSEVVAANRVYLVAEGPDGTINGYGGLLLNGDEAHVVTLATSLRGRGLGTRLMLGLVEAGLDLGAHHLTLEVRASNRTAQELYRKFGMAPVGIRKEYYTDEDALVMWAPDVAMPEYRARLDEIRRSLQ, encoded by the coding sequence ATGACGAGCATCCGCCCGATGGTGGTCGAGGACGTGCCGGCAGTGTTGGCGCTGGAAAGGGAGACGTTCGCCCAGCCATGGGATGAAGAGATCTTGCGCAGTGAGGTGGTTGCCGCCAATCGTGTCTACCTGGTCGCCGAAGGTCCGGACGGGACGATCAACGGCTATGGAGGCCTGCTCTTGAACGGAGACGAGGCCCACGTCGTCACACTTGCGACATCGCTACGGGGACGTGGCCTGGGGACCAGGCTCATGCTCGGGCTGGTCGAGGCCGGTCTCGACCTTGGGGCTCATCATCTCACCCTCGAAGTGCGGGCATCGAATCGGACCGCACAGGAGCTGTACCGCAAGTTCGGGATGGCGCCGGTCGGCATTCGCAAGGAGTACTACACCGATGAAGACGCACTTGTGATGTGGGCACCCGACGTTGCCATGCCCGAGTACCGGGCCCGGCTCGACGAGATCCGAAGGAGTCTGCAATGA
- the tsaD gene encoding tRNA (adenosine(37)-N6)-threonylcarbamoyltransferase complex transferase subunit TsaD has translation MSGGPVVLAFETSCDETGVAVVRGTEILSNILASQTEIHARFGGVVPEVAARAHVESIRSLTHRALGEAGVHPDDLDGVAATQGPGLVGALLVGFSFAKATAWARSIPFVGIDHMEGHLMAPRLQHTDFEPPAVVILASGGHSQIVHVPRWGEYKVLGRTIDDASGEAFDKLARFMGLGYPGGPAIDKASEDGDPRALKFPRALADRRYDFSFSGLKTSVVTFIKKASAAGTLPPLADVAASIQEAIVDVLVTKTFNAVEDTGAETVAGGGGVLSNRRLRARMQEEADRRGVRLLLPDPILCTDNAAMIGAAGAYHLTEGHFSDWGSSVDPSMTL, from the coding sequence ATGAGCGGCGGCCCTGTCGTCCTGGCTTTCGAAACGAGTTGTGACGAGACTGGTGTGGCGGTTGTGCGAGGCACCGAGATCCTCTCCAACATCCTCGCGTCACAGACGGAGATCCACGCGCGGTTCGGCGGTGTCGTTCCCGAGGTCGCGGCAAGGGCACACGTCGAGTCGATCCGCTCGCTGACCCATCGGGCACTTGGCGAGGCGGGAGTACATCCCGACGATCTCGACGGCGTCGCGGCAACCCAAGGCCCCGGGCTCGTCGGCGCGCTGTTGGTGGGGTTCTCGTTCGCCAAGGCGACGGCATGGGCGCGAAGCATTCCGTTCGTGGGGATCGACCACATGGAAGGGCACTTGATGGCTCCAAGGCTTCAGCACACCGACTTCGAGCCTCCGGCGGTCGTGATCCTCGCTTCCGGCGGCCACAGCCAGATCGTGCACGTTCCCCGCTGGGGCGAGTACAAGGTGCTCGGCAGGACGATCGACGATGCGTCCGGCGAGGCATTCGACAAGCTGGCACGGTTCATGGGTCTGGGCTACCCGGGAGGGCCGGCGATCGACAAGGCATCCGAGGACGGAGATCCACGAGCGCTGAAGTTCCCTCGAGCCCTCGCCGATCGACGCTACGACTTCTCGTTCTCGGGTCTCAAGACCTCCGTCGTGACGTTTATCAAGAAAGCGAGTGCCGCCGGCACGCTACCGCCCCTGGCCGACGTGGCCGCCTCCATCCAGGAGGCGATCGTCGACGTGCTCGTGACCAAGACCTTCAACGCCGTCGAGGACACCGGCGCGGAGACGGTGGCAGGCGGTGGCGGCGTGCTTTCGAACCGGAGGCTGCGGGCCAGGATGCAGGAGGAGGCGGATCGACGCGGTGTACGCCTTCTCCTTCCCGACCCGATTCTGTGCACCGACAACGCGGCGATGATCGGTGCTGCCGGCGCCTATCACCTCACCGAAGGTCACTTCTCCGACTGGGGATCTTCGGTCGATCCGTCCATGACGCTATGA
- a CDS encoding site-2 protease family protein — protein sequence MNGKGFPIGRVHGIPITADASWLIIFFLIWMFFWTDLVAAADQGTVASAGGAGFWVGALVGTVLFFGSIIVHELSHSLVAVGRGIQVKRIHLFVFGGVSEIEEEATTPGAEFAITIAGPLASVILGAMFFGFSFLFADGTIVRHLTERLAFVNVVLGVFNLAPGFPLDGGRVLRSIVWKITGDFDRATRVAAMGGRGVALLLVVVGVIDLFTRGDLGGLWWIVLGWFLFQAAGSALVQMETKKVLHGVTAGQIMTPTPIAVDGDLTLQDLFDNFFMQHNYSCFPVIEGGRVRGLISLRELREVDRRHWPTVRTSDVMRRLEPEDAVSSETDVETLLPRLVGEGRRVVVVRDGRLVGIISSSDIARWMQRHKL from the coding sequence ATGAATGGCAAAGGGTTTCCGATAGGGCGGGTCCACGGCATCCCGATCACCGCCGACGCTTCGTGGTTGATCATCTTCTTCTTGATCTGGATGTTCTTCTGGACCGACCTCGTCGCCGCAGCCGATCAGGGAACCGTGGCTTCTGCAGGGGGCGCCGGCTTCTGGGTGGGTGCCCTCGTCGGGACGGTGCTGTTCTTTGGCAGCATCATCGTGCACGAACTCAGTCACTCGCTCGTCGCCGTCGGGCGAGGGATTCAAGTCAAGCGTATACATCTCTTCGTGTTTGGCGGGGTGTCGGAGATCGAAGAAGAGGCGACGACGCCTGGAGCCGAGTTCGCCATCACGATCGCCGGGCCGCTCGCTTCGGTCATTCTCGGCGCCATGTTCTTCGGGTTCTCCTTCCTCTTCGCGGACGGCACGATCGTTCGTCACCTGACGGAGCGGCTCGCCTTCGTGAATGTCGTGCTCGGCGTATTCAATCTGGCGCCCGGATTCCCTCTGGACGGCGGCCGTGTACTGCGGTCGATCGTCTGGAAGATCACGGGCGATTTCGATCGGGCGACGAGGGTTGCCGCGATGGGCGGGCGCGGGGTGGCGTTGTTGCTGGTCGTCGTCGGGGTCATCGATCTGTTTACGAGAGGCGATCTCGGGGGTCTCTGGTGGATCGTGCTCGGCTGGTTCCTGTTTCAGGCTGCCGGTTCCGCCTTGGTGCAGATGGAGACCAAGAAGGTCCTGCATGGCGTCACGGCCGGGCAGATCATGACGCCGACACCCATCGCCGTGGACGGTGACCTCACGTTGCAGGATCTGTTCGACAACTTCTTCATGCAGCACAACTACTCCTGTTTTCCGGTGATCGAGGGAGGGAGGGTGCGGGGGCTCATCAGCCTGCGCGAGCTTCGTGAAGTGGATCGCCGGCATTGGCCGACGGTGCGAACCTCCGACGTGATGCGGCGGCTGGAGCCCGAGGACGCCGTGTCATCCGAGACGGACGTCGAGACGCTCTTGCCCCGGCTCGTCGGGGAGGGTCGAAGGGTCGTGGTCGTGCGCGACGGCCGACTCGTCGGGATCATCTCTTCTTCCGACATCGCACGCTGGATGCAGCGTCACAAGCTCTAG
- a CDS encoding co-chaperone GroES, with product MKLQPLGDRVVVKPNDEEEARTASGLVIPDTAKEKPQLGEVLAVGPGEINDSGDRVPIDVKKGDTVVYSKYSGTEIKLEGDEYLILSARDLLAVVN from the coding sequence ATGAAACTCCAGCCTCTGGGTGACCGTGTGGTCGTCAAGCCCAATGACGAGGAGGAAGCTCGTACGGCTTCCGGTCTCGTAATCCCGGACACCGCCAAGGAAAAGCCGCAGCTCGGCGAGGTCCTTGCCGTGGGTCCTGGTGAAATCAACGACAGTGGTGATCGGGTACCCATCGACGTCAAGAAGGGCGACACGGTCGTCTACTCGAAGTACTCGGGCACCGAGATCAAGCTGGAAGGTGACGAATACCTGATCCTCTCCGCGCGTGATCTCCTCGCGGTCGTCAATTAG